A window of Metabacillus sp. B2-18 contains these coding sequences:
- a CDS encoding 3'-5' exonuclease — MADIKQYIFFDFEMICSDQGMAFEKMEAIRLGAVKYELDSKKISYFDRFIRPENSNPLTEFCKTLTGIKDSDLQKASDFKDVFAEFLEWVGGLKKSQYFSWSPSDLSRLKIDALKHCIPERTIRKIETRYTDFQDIFKKTVSKTNISVEDALALYGLEFLGDKHNPMYDAYNTLRIYQSYLCEPIKSDMIMLKKFIFEEESPEDMNMINLKLSMHMQQDAKEITEQLREIYRLRDVKKLLKPIKRLSLKYENVFINRSGIFTRQNVYDAECFLSFYQDFLFTFEEHFAHSSRVVILHEYMLNPLKEVISINTKNPTFI, encoded by the coding sequence ATGGCGGACATCAAACAATATATTTTCTTTGATTTCGAAATGATATGCTCTGATCAAGGGATGGCTTTTGAGAAGATGGAAGCCATTCGTTTGGGCGCTGTAAAATATGAATTAGATTCAAAAAAAATTTCATATTTTGATCGATTTATACGACCGGAAAACAGCAATCCTTTAACTGAATTTTGCAAAACGTTAACCGGTATTAAAGATTCTGATTTACAAAAAGCAAGCGATTTTAAAGACGTTTTTGCTGAATTTCTTGAATGGGTTGGTGGGTTAAAGAAGTCTCAATATTTTTCCTGGTCGCCAAGTGATTTATCACGACTAAAAATCGACGCATTAAAACATTGCATTCCTGAACGTACAATTAGAAAAATTGAAACACGATATACTGACTTTCAAGATATTTTTAAAAAGACAGTTTCTAAGACTAATATTTCGGTTGAGGATGCATTAGCTCTGTATGGATTAGAGTTTTTAGGTGACAAGCATAACCCTATGTATGATGCTTACAATACACTTCGTATTTATCAAAGCTATTTGTGTGAACCGATTAAATCCGACATGATTATGCTAAAAAAATTCATCTTTGAAGAAGAATCACCTGAAGATATGAATATGATAAATCTAAAGCTTTCTATGCACATGCAACAAGACGCCAAAGAAATAACAGAACAATTACGCGAGATATACCGGCTACGTGATGTAAAGAAGCTCTTAAAGCCGATTAAGAGACTTTCTCTAAAATATGAAAATGTGTTTATAAATCGATCTGGAATATTTACAAGACAAAATGTATATGATGCAGAGTGCTTTCTTTCTTTTTATCAAGATTTTCTTTTTACTTTTGAAGAACATTTTGCGCATTCTTCAAGAGTTGTTATTTTACACGAATATATGCTTAACCCATTAAAGGAAGTTATCTCAATAAACACTAAAAACCCCACCTTCATTTAG
- a CDS encoding DUF1292 domain-containing protein, with protein MTLEQERDFITVEDENGKERTFSVEALLVVEADTYALLTSKDHYYDPIIMQVLNEEDGQYLVGVSDPIKKNIVIDAYEIAVDANPAN; from the coding sequence ATGACCTTGGAGCAAGAAAGGGATTTTATTACAGTCGAAGATGAGAACGGCAAGGAAAGAACATTTTCAGTTGAAGCATTACTTGTAGTGGAAGCTGACACCTATGCTCTATTGACATCAAAAGACCATTATTATGATCCAATCATTATGCAGGTTTTAAACGAAGAAGATGGTCAATATCTTGTTGGAGTTTCAGATCCAATTAAAAAGAATATCGTTATAGATGCGTATGAAATTGCTGTTGATGCGAACCCTGCTAATTAA
- a CDS encoding DUF1256 domain-containing protein translates to MNLYEALQDMIPTNITNNRVVFVYIGTDRSTGDSLGPLVDSFLKKKGYRNVIGTINNLVHATNLNERLSDVPSNKKVIVID, encoded by the coding sequence ATGAATTTATATGAAGCATTACAAGATATGATCCCTACTAATATAACCAACAATAGAGTTGTATTTGTTTACATAGGAACAGACCGTTCAACAGGTGATTCGTTAGGTCCATTAGTAGATTCATTCCTAAAAAAGAAGGGTTACAGAAATGTAATTGGTACAATTAACAACCTCGTACATGCTACAAATCTAAATGAGAGGCTTAGTGATGTTCCTTCAAATAAGAAAGTAATTGTAATTGATTAA
- the sda gene encoding sporulation histidine kinase inhibitor Sda: MQKKTTLQLISNLTLYKAYKDAIKLKASDEFIHLLLNEIESRPMPLPISTKKY, from the coding sequence ATGCAAAAAAAGACAACCCTTCAATTAATCTCAAACTTAACACTTTATAAAGCATATAAGGATGCTATCAAGTTAAAGGCATCAGATGAATTTATTCATTTATTACTGAACGAAATCGAATCCCGTCCAATGCCTCTACCAATCTCAACAAAAAAATATTAA
- a CDS encoding 2OG-Fe(II) oxygenase codes for MKIEGTIISGEFDFSMNEFSIHTVKRFHTESTLKERQISMLYEYLTKHKDDDGGQFVTLYDQLPVHLTGKEMNDLIEDLRKVKSLYE; via the coding sequence ATGAAAATAGAAGGTACAATTATTTCTGGAGAGTTTGATTTTTCCATGAATGAATTTTCAATACATACTGTAAAGCGTTTTCATACAGAATCTACTCTAAAAGAAAGGCAAATATCAATGCTCTATGAATATCTAACAAAGCATAAAGATGATGATGGTGGGCAATTTGTAACATTATACGATCAATTACCGGTACACTTAACAGGAAAGGAAATGAATGATTTAATAGAAGATCTACGAAAGGTTAAATCATTATATGAGTAA
- a CDS encoding carbon-nitrogen hydrolase family protein has translation MNLRVSAVQYHLHTIHSFEEFASQVKHYVKTAEEFGSDFILFPEFFTTQLLSIGDEQGNALPIYRLPDFTEKYRSLFIELAMSTGMHIIGGTHVIEKEGKLYNVAHLFYPDGRVAEQAKLHITPTEVEEWNMSAGDSLQVFVTEKGTIAMLTCYDIEFPEIVRMAKAKGADVIFCPSCTDDRHGFHRVRYTSHARAIENQVYVVTTGTVGSLQTVDFMRGNFGQAAVITPNDVPFPPKGIMVEGEINQDMIVTADLNLELLYKVRLTGSVTTWRDRRTDLYPDWEPEKITY, from the coding sequence ATGAACTTAAGAGTATCTGCAGTACAATATCACCTTCACACGATTCATTCGTTTGAGGAGTTTGCAAGTCAAGTCAAACACTATGTTAAAACAGCTGAAGAATTTGGTTCAGATTTTATTTTGTTTCCTGAGTTTTTTACCACACAATTATTATCCATTGGGGATGAACAAGGTAATGCATTACCTATTTATCGTTTACCCGATTTTACTGAAAAATATAGATCCCTATTTATTGAACTTGCCATGAGTACAGGAATGCATATTATTGGTGGAACTCATGTCATAGAAAAAGAAGGTAAGTTATATAATGTGGCACATCTTTTTTATCCAGATGGTCGAGTAGCTGAACAAGCAAAGCTGCATATTACACCTACCGAAGTAGAAGAGTGGAATATGAGTGCAGGTGATAGTCTGCAAGTATTTGTAACAGAAAAAGGGACAATAGCCATGCTAACTTGTTATGATATTGAGTTTCCTGAAATTGTTCGAATGGCAAAGGCAAAGGGGGCAGATGTAATCTTTTGTCCTTCTTGTACAGATGATCGTCATGGTTTCCATCGTGTTCGTTACACAAGCCATGCTAGAGCAATTGAAAATCAAGTATACGTTGTCACTACTGGTACAGTTGGATCTCTTCAAACAGTTGATTTTATGAGAGGAAACTTCGGGCAAGCGGCTGTTATTACTCCGAATGATGTTCCTTTCCCGCCAAAAGGAATTATGGTTGAAGGTGAAATTAATCAAGATATGATTGTAACAGCAGATTTGAATTTAGAGCTTCTGTATAAAGTACGCCTCACAGGCTCTGTTACTACATGGAGAGATCGTCGTACGGATCTTTATCCTGATTGGGAACCAGAAAAAATAACGTATTAA
- a CDS encoding GNAT family N-acetyltransferase: MYRKEFYVFDQDKPIKAVIRNYEKKDFKNLILIQQESFPPPFPSELWWNEEQLENHIELFQQGALCIEIEGEMAGSMTALIVDFNPDHPNHTWGEITDNGYIRNHSPEGNTLYVVDIGVRPKYRKLGLGKWLMLSMYEVVIHLGLERLLGGGRMPGYHKKSDDMSPEQYVAAVVKGTIKDPVLTFLLRCSRTPIGVVSNYLEDEESCHYSTLMEWKNPFHVE; encoded by the coding sequence ATGTATCGAAAAGAATTTTATGTTTTCGACCAAGATAAACCAATTAAAGCTGTAATTCGTAACTATGAAAAAAAAGATTTCAAAAATTTAATCCTAATTCAGCAAGAAAGTTTTCCTCCTCCTTTTCCATCAGAGCTTTGGTGGAATGAAGAGCAATTGGAAAACCACATTGAATTATTTCAACAAGGTGCTTTATGTATTGAGATTGAGGGGGAGATGGCAGGATCAATGACTGCATTAATTGTAGATTTTAATCCGGATCATCCTAACCATACATGGGGAGAAATAACAGATAACGGGTACATCCGTAATCATAGCCCAGAAGGCAACACCTTATATGTTGTCGATATAGGTGTAAGGCCTAAATATAGAAAATTAGGTCTAGGAAAATGGTTGATGCTGTCAATGTATGAAGTGGTTATTCATTTAGGGTTAGAACGATTGCTTGGTGGTGGACGTATGCCCGGCTATCATAAAAAGTCTGACGATATGTCACCTGAGCAATATGTAGCAGCTGTTGTAAAAGGAACAATTAAAGATCCTGTTTTAACGTTTTTGTTACGGTGCAGCAGAACACCTATTGGAGTTGTATCAAACTACTTAGAAGATGAAGAATCATGCCATTATAGCACTCTTATGGAATGGAAGAATCCGTTTCATGTTGAATAA
- a CDS encoding GNAT family N-acetyltransferase, whose translation MEYNRITNIEDPQFAQMHQLMKEVFPPEEVLEFNLWKEPLEDPGIRVFVAVHEGKVVGATEYRYYEDYNVAMTDFTIIGQAGLGVGPFLANNRSHDLQQLANENGQKLSGMFAEIYDPYRVEDFEFGGVKPMDPYVRREVLAHLGYKRIDFPYVHPSWNNDGEAVTGLDLCFLPMGENTTTIQSDLVVKFLKRYYTVLPNKPEAWLKMIEELESKEHLALKNI comes from the coding sequence ATGGAGTATAACCGTATAACAAATATTGAAGACCCACAATTTGCACAAATGCATCAACTCATGAAGGAGGTTTTCCCGCCCGAAGAAGTGTTGGAATTCAATCTTTGGAAAGAGCCTTTAGAAGATCCTGGTATTCGTGTATTTGTTGCTGTTCACGAAGGCAAAGTTGTAGGAGCAACAGAGTATCGATATTATGAAGACTATAATGTGGCAATGACTGATTTTACGATTATTGGTCAGGCTGGCCTTGGAGTGGGTCCTTTCTTAGCAAACAATCGATCTCATGATCTGCAGCAACTAGCTAATGAAAATGGACAAAAACTATCAGGTATGTTCGCGGAAATCTATGATCCTTATCGTGTTGAAGATTTTGAATTTGGCGGTGTAAAACCGATGGATCCGTATGTACGTCGAGAAGTATTAGCTCACCTTGGTTATAAACGAATTGATTTTCCTTATGTTCATCCCTCATGGAATAATGATGGAGAGGCTGTAACAGGTCTTGATCTTTGCTTCTTACCAATGGGAGAAAACACCACAACCATTCAATCTGATTTAGTTGTAAAATTCCTGAAGAGGTATTATACTGTACTACCTAACAAGCCTGAAGCATGGCTTAAGATGATCGAAGAACTTGAGTCTAAGGAGCATTTAGCTTTAAAAAATATTTAA
- a CDS encoding ferritin-like domain-containing protein: protein MKEENVIDTLNEFLKGQYMGIRSYEHFIEKLDDGLIKKQFQTMQQEHKQHALHVAERIQNLGGTPVSSEGIVGSVQGFISQFQIPDTTEGIIQSAKKGESYYGIGMSEEIVRGDLDEESRQLIEQILDKDRQHVQILKDMLH, encoded by the coding sequence TTGAAAGAGGAAAATGTTATAGATACTTTAAATGAATTTTTAAAAGGACAATATATGGGGATTCGTTCTTATGAACATTTCATTGAAAAGCTAGATGATGGATTAATAAAAAAACAATTTCAAACGATGCAACAGGAGCATAAACAGCATGCCTTACATGTAGCTGAGAGAATTCAAAATCTTGGGGGTACACCTGTAAGTAGTGAGGGAATTGTTGGGTCTGTTCAAGGATTTATCAGCCAATTCCAAATTCCAGACACAACGGAAGGTATTATTCAAAGTGCAAAAAAAGGTGAAAGCTATTATGGAATTGGTATGTCAGAGGAAATTGTAAGGGGAGATTTAGACGAAGAAAGTCGACAACTTATCGAACAGATATTGGATAAAGATCGACAACATGTACAGATTTTAAAAGATATGCTTCACTAA
- a CDS encoding DEAD/DEAH box helicase: MNDILASYYTMAVERTKTKALEDIDKYLEKKETLPSYEQYVRERGEYIDQIWLNSWLNTTASHAATYEKKEFLIERGFDLEGVTKKLINQMFRNEIRDVDPFHVLNWLDEKFLNHSDHWNERYEQAKELYEDRRKMQEHRELTKKLILKFEFYIEELLNEHYEELYLYVRYLVGSHLAIEIEQKGVVIASEGLTFSTYLYDEAHLAYNRHQYEEDMTEMYERLISGYLFDFGPNWIKERLSSNLFDEYKHVFHEPVPDTLFKEIAFDLFMELAEEFFADLLEEFVTDLTKLIDTPFDLQAHQKIFEQDLLERERKVAQELEEIKRRKEEEARMVEDIFGREYNPPAGRNIQYILHVGETNTGKTFQAIQRMKDASSGIYLAPLRLLALEIYEKLNAEGVPCSLKTGEEEKTIEGAAHIACTVEMFYEKNFYDVVVIDESQMIADKDRGFSWYKAITKANAKEVHIICSFNAKPMILQLLGDSDIEIHEYIRDIPLEVEPQLFRLNQTRRGDALVCFSRKRVLETASELQRTGRQVSMIYGSMPPETRKKQMQRFINGETTVIVATDAIGMGLNLPIRRIVFLENDKFDGTRRRWLTSQEVKQIAGRAGRRGIYNIGKVAFVHNPKSMARLLDQEDEPLQGFAIAPTTGVLDRFQKYSRKLGLFFYLWDQFKSPKGTKKASLAEEKLLYEMIEDTIIEAKLSMADLYGFLHLPFSTNEPTLRAQWKQKLEAIVDGEDLPDPLIKDSGLEELELSYKSIGLHLLFLYKLGRNTEAHYWERLREEISDKIHEQLKSGVQITKKVCKVCGKNLSYKFKFQICNECHFERKDRKEKKNSRY, from the coding sequence ATGAATGACATATTAGCAAGTTATTATACAATGGCAGTAGAGCGTACTAAAACCAAGGCTTTAGAGGATATAGATAAGTATTTAGAAAAGAAGGAAACATTACCTTCATACGAACAATATGTAAGAGAACGTGGAGAGTATATTGATCAAATTTGGTTAAACTCATGGTTAAATACAACAGCGAGTCATGCAGCGACCTATGAAAAAAAGGAATTTTTAATAGAAAGAGGATTTGACTTAGAAGGAGTAACTAAAAAGCTAATAAACCAAATGTTTCGAAATGAAATAAGAGATGTAGATCCTTTTCATGTTCTAAACTGGTTAGACGAAAAGTTCTTGAATCATAGTGATCATTGGAACGAAAGATATGAGCAAGCAAAGGAATTGTACGAAGATCGCCGAAAAATGCAGGAGCACCGGGAACTTACCAAAAAATTAATTTTAAAATTTGAATTTTATATAGAAGAACTCCTTAATGAGCACTATGAAGAGTTATATCTTTATGTTCGCTATTTAGTTGGTTCTCATCTCGCAATTGAAATTGAACAAAAAGGTGTTGTTATTGCTTCAGAAGGTTTAACATTTTCAACATATTTATATGATGAAGCACATCTAGCTTATAACAGACATCAATATGAAGAAGACATGACAGAAATGTATGAAAGATTAATATCAGGTTATTTGTTTGACTTTGGGCCAAATTGGATTAAAGAGCGATTATCTTCAAACCTTTTTGATGAATATAAGCATGTCTTTCACGAGCCTGTACCAGATACATTATTTAAGGAAATAGCCTTTGATTTATTTATGGAACTTGCAGAAGAGTTTTTCGCTGATTTACTAGAAGAGTTTGTAACAGATTTAACAAAGCTTATTGATACTCCTTTCGATCTTCAAGCACATCAAAAAATATTTGAACAAGACCTTTTAGAACGGGAACGAAAGGTTGCCCAAGAATTAGAAGAGATTAAACGAAGAAAAGAAGAAGAAGCCAGAATGGTTGAAGATATTTTTGGAAGAGAATATAATCCACCAGCTGGTCGAAATATCCAATATATTCTTCATGTTGGAGAAACAAATACAGGGAAAACCTTTCAGGCGATTCAACGTATGAAGGACGCAAGTAGTGGAATATACTTAGCTCCCCTTCGATTACTTGCTCTTGAGATATACGAAAAGTTAAATGCCGAGGGTGTTCCATGTTCTTTGAAAACCGGTGAAGAAGAAAAAACAATTGAAGGTGCTGCTCACATAGCTTGTACTGTTGAAATGTTTTATGAGAAGAATTTTTATGATGTGGTGGTGATTGATGAATCACAGATGATTGCTGATAAAGATCGAGGGTTTTCTTGGTATAAAGCTATTACAAAAGCAAATGCAAAAGAAGTTCATATTATTTGCAGCTTTAATGCAAAACCAATGATTTTACAGCTTCTCGGTGACTCGGATATTGAAATACATGAATATATTAGAGATATCCCTTTAGAAGTTGAACCACAGCTTTTTCGCCTGAATCAAACGAGAAGAGGAGATGCGTTAGTTTGCTTTTCGAGGAAGAGGGTGCTTGAAACAGCATCTGAGCTGCAAAGAACAGGTCGTCAAGTTAGTATGATATATGGAAGCATGCCTCCTGAAACAAGAAAAAAACAAATGCAGAGGTTTATTAATGGTGAGACGACGGTTATCGTAGCCACAGATGCTATTGGCATGGGACTAAATTTACCAATTCGGCGAATTGTCTTTTTAGAAAATGATAAGTTTGACGGTACGAGAAGAAGGTGGCTCACCTCACAAGAAGTAAAACAGATTGCCGGTCGTGCCGGCAGGAGGGGAATTTATAATATAGGGAAGGTTGCATTTGTACACAACCCAAAATCAATGGCCCGTCTTCTAGATCAAGAGGATGAACCACTACAAGGTTTCGCAATTGCCCCGACAACAGGTGTCCTTGACCGCTTTCAAAAATATTCACGAAAGCTTGGTTTGTTTTTCTATTTATGGGATCAATTTAAAAGCCCAAAGGGAACAAAAAAAGCTTCCCTGGCAGAAGAAAAGCTATTGTATGAAATGATTGAAGACACCATTATTGAAGCAAAACTATCAATGGCTGATTTATATGGCTTTTTACATTTACCTTTTTCAACGAATGAACCAACTCTTAGAGCTCAATGGAAACAAAAGCTAGAAGCAATTGTTGATGGAGAGGACCTACCAGATCCTTTAATAAAAGATTCAGGTTTAGAAGAACTTGAACTCTCTTATAAATCAATTGGCCTACATTTATTATTTTTATATAAGTTAGGTCGAAATACTGAAGCTCATTACTGGGAAAGACTACGAGAAGAAATTAGTGACAAAATTCATGAGCAGCTAAAGTCGGGTGTTCAAATAACAAAGAAAGTATGTAAAGTTTGTGGGAAAAATTTGTCTTATAAATTTAAGTTTCAAATATGTAATGAATGTCACTTTGAACGAAAAGACAGGAAAGAAAAAAAGAATTCCCGTTATTAA
- the liaG gene encoding LiaG family protein has translation MKKLFLLLFFIGGLFLIIHSNTTWFVFGGNGSSAKVSNKVDKIELDITGASTKIIPENTDQVRAELEGKGKVVVTENGDTITVESKSQKWFHIFSMFNKTEITVYIPEDYQKELIIDSGSGNVSFNGQSKMKLDALTIDMSSGNVQISKLTANVLELDGSSGNVNLSSISTESGIFDMSSGNLTIKEHTGKVEADLSSGKINLEMNKLIDSIDVEINSGLATIHLPSDADFTLNGSIGSGHISSDFDLKDLQKNSDGMYGVYGSGKHQVNIDVSSGKVEIN, from the coding sequence ATGAAAAAATTATTTTTGCTTTTGTTTTTTATCGGAGGTTTGTTCCTCATCATTCATTCAAACACTACTTGGTTTGTTTTTGGAGGAAATGGTTCTTCAGCAAAGGTTTCAAATAAAGTAGATAAAATTGAATTAGATATTACTGGAGCTAGCACGAAAATTATTCCTGAAAATACAGATCAAGTAAGGGCTGAGTTAGAAGGAAAAGGGAAAGTAGTGGTAACAGAGAATGGAGATACAATTACTGTAGAATCAAAATCTCAAAAATGGTTTCACATATTTTCTATGTTTAATAAGACTGAAATAACCGTATATATTCCAGAGGATTATCAGAAGGAACTTATTATTGATAGTGGCTCAGGTAATGTTTCTTTCAATGGTCAGTCAAAGATGAAATTGGATGCTTTAACAATCGACATGAGTTCGGGCAATGTGCAAATTAGTAAGTTAACAGCAAATGTTTTGGAGCTTGACGGATCATCAGGAAATGTTAACCTGTCATCTATCTCAACTGAATCTGGGATTTTTGATATGAGTTCGGGCAATCTTACCATTAAAGAACATACTGGGAAAGTAGAGGCTGATCTTTCCTCTGGGAAAATAAACCTAGAAATGAACAAACTGATTGATTCGATCGATGTTGAAATCAACTCTGGTTTAGCAACAATCCATCTTCCATCTGATGCAGACTTTACTCTTAATGGAAGTATTGGTAGTGGTCACATTTCTTCTGATTTTGATCTAAAAGATCTACAAAAAAATTCAGATGGAATGTACGGTGTATATGGTTCTGGTAAACACCAAGTCAACATTGATGTTTCAAGTGGAAAAGTAGAGATAAACTAA
- a CDS encoding YndM family protein encodes MNHATILLIKFVTCIIAFGIGLDLFFDATIVDIVSFSLFVTIVSYAVGELVILPQLGKRAAAIADFLLTYLSVWVFGSFLFESYLQVAWGSIISAVIITGAEIFVHLFVGERQNTTSFSASRNPVLNSRLAFGTEMAEDENLKDVSNLLKRKEENK; translated from the coding sequence ATGAATCATGCGACAATACTATTAATTAAATTTGTGACATGCATTATCGCCTTTGGAATTGGCCTTGATTTGTTTTTTGATGCCACAATCGTTGATATTGTTTCTTTTAGTTTATTCGTAACAATTGTTTCATACGCCGTTGGTGAATTAGTGATTTTGCCTCAGTTAGGTAAAAGAGCTGCTGCAATTGCTGATTTTTTACTTACGTATCTTAGTGTTTGGGTTTTCGGAAGCTTCCTTTTTGAAAGCTATCTACAAGTAGCATGGGGAAGTATCATTTCTGCTGTAATCATTACAGGTGCAGAAATCTTTGTTCATCTTTTTGTTGGAGAACGTCAAAACACCACATCCTTTTCTGCAAGCAGAAATCCTGTTTTGAATTCAAGATTAGCGTTTGGAACTGAGATGGCGGAAGATGAAAATCTAAAAGATGTTTCCAACTTATTAAAAAGGAAGGAAGAAAATAAATAG
- a CDS encoding MDR family MFS transporter, whose amino-acid sequence MKFRDLHSTIKLRLITDFFTDITQMSILPFMAIYFSTHVGAGMTGILLMINISISIVVGLYSGFLSDRIGRKKMMVIAQVIQVIALSVMASVNSPWFTSVWITYLMFVFSNTSSSLIGPAANAMIIDISTEKERPFIYGLGYWTGNISIALGAAIGGLLFEDYKFFLFLLFLIVSGITLLLIIFFIDETLTKTTVDSKIVQKELGIINHYIAVIKDRGFMLFVLATIFTMSLEFQLDKYVAVRLKNEFHTYFFSIEITGIKMFGLIMLINTITIVCTTLYLSKWLSKYNSKVVLTIGLSIYACSFSILAFSNSFSLLVLSALLFTLGELMYSPVRQTILAGIVHEQARASYMAVDNLSYNVAMLLGSFGLTLGAFIPSKAMAIVYFGLGIIGLLCYRYSISIKERKSIEQNKSLYNTH is encoded by the coding sequence ATGAAATTTCGTGACTTACATTCAACGATAAAACTCAGATTGATCACAGATTTTTTCACTGACATTACTCAAATGTCCATCCTCCCATTTATGGCCATTTATTTTAGTACTCATGTTGGAGCTGGAATGACTGGAATACTACTAATGATTAACATTTCTATTTCTATTGTCGTTGGTTTATATTCTGGTTTTCTTTCAGATCGTATCGGTCGCAAAAAAATGATGGTCATAGCACAAGTGATCCAAGTTATCGCACTATCCGTGATGGCATCCGTCAACTCACCATGGTTTACTTCCGTTTGGATTACCTATTTGATGTTTGTATTTAGTAACACGAGCTCTAGTTTAATTGGGCCTGCAGCAAATGCAATGATTATTGATATTAGCACTGAAAAAGAAAGGCCATTTATTTATGGTCTCGGTTATTGGACTGGAAACATTTCGATTGCATTAGGGGCAGCAATTGGTGGTCTACTTTTTGAAGATTATAAGTTCTTCCTTTTTCTTTTGTTTCTTATTGTTAGCGGCATCACTTTGCTTCTTATCATCTTCTTTATTGATGAGACATTAACTAAAACTACGGTAGATTCAAAAATAGTTCAAAAGGAATTAGGAATCATCAATCACTATATTGCCGTTATAAAAGATCGTGGCTTTATGTTATTTGTGCTAGCGACCATTTTCACAATGTCTTTGGAATTTCAGCTTGATAAATATGTAGCAGTAAGGTTAAAAAATGAATTTCACACTTACTTTTTCTCAATTGAAATAACAGGGATTAAGATGTTTGGACTTATTATGCTCATCAATACCATTACGATTGTTTGCACCACTTTATATTTATCAAAATGGTTAAGTAAATATAATTCGAAAGTGGTTTTAACCATCGGTCTCTCTATTTACGCCTGCAGCTTTAGTATACTTGCATTCAGTAATTCCTTCAGTTTACTTGTTTTATCAGCTCTTTTGTTTACTCTTGGCGAACTTATGTATTCACCTGTACGACAAACGATTTTAGCTGGAATTGTTCATGAACAAGCAAGAGCTTCATATATGGCAGTAGATAATCTTTCTTATAACGTGGCCATGTTATTGGGTAGCTTCGGATTAACGCTAGGAGCATTTATTCCATCTAAAGCAATGGCGATTGTATACTTTGGGCTGGGTATTATAGGGTTACTTTGCTATCGTTATTCAATTAGTATAAAGGAACGAAAATCGATAGAGCAAAATAAAAGTTTATATAATACGCATTAA